In Streptomyces sp. P3, one DNA window encodes the following:
- a CDS encoding carbohydrate ABC transporter permease: MSAADTTTPAKAPPRRPSPPPPAPPGGPRAKRTSAGTPWLLLAPCLLVLALVMGYPLVRLVTLSFQKFGQSQLWGFQPAESVGFDNFAGVLGDGEFWQVVLRTIVFAAGCVILTMVLGMMVALLLQRVSGWVRTLVNIALVAGWGMPVIVATTVFKWLFDSDYGILNAVLSRLPGVELIGHNWFASGPQGLAVIMLLVIWGAVPFVVITLTAGLTQVPAELGEAARLDGAGAWGVFRYVTLPVLKPVIVMLTTLSVIWDMGVFPQVFVMRNGHPEAEFQLLTTYSYDRAFVVNDYGQGSAIALITVLLLLGVVAVYMRQMLKIGEVE; this comes from the coding sequence ATGAGTGCCGCAGACACGACCACCCCTGCCAAGGCGCCGCCGCGGCGGCCGTCACCGCCACCGCCCGCGCCACCGGGCGGACCACGGGCGAAACGCACGTCCGCCGGAACCCCCTGGCTGCTCCTCGCCCCCTGCCTGCTGGTGCTCGCCCTGGTGATGGGCTATCCGCTGGTCCGGCTCGTCACCCTCTCCTTCCAGAAGTTCGGGCAGTCCCAGCTGTGGGGCTTCCAGCCGGCCGAGTCGGTCGGGTTCGACAACTTCGCCGGCGTGCTGGGCGACGGCGAGTTCTGGCAGGTCGTCCTGCGCACGATCGTCTTCGCGGCGGGCTGCGTGATCCTCACGATGGTCCTCGGCATGATGGTCGCGCTGCTCCTGCAGCGGGTCTCCGGCTGGGTGAGGACCCTCGTCAACATCGCGCTCGTGGCCGGCTGGGGCATGCCGGTCATCGTCGCCACCACCGTCTTCAAGTGGCTGTTCGACTCCGACTACGGCATCCTCAACGCCGTCCTCAGCAGGCTGCCCGGCGTCGAGCTGATCGGCCACAACTGGTTCGCGAGCGGGCCGCAGGGCCTCGCGGTGATCATGCTGCTGGTGATCTGGGGCGCGGTGCCCTTCGTGGTGATCACCCTCACCGCCGGCCTCACCCAGGTTCCCGCCGAACTGGGGGAGGCCGCCCGCCTCGACGGCGCCGGCGCCTGGGGCGTCTTCCGGTACGTCACCCTGCCCGTCCTCAAGCCGGTCATCGTGATGCTCACGACCCTGTCGGTCATCTGGGACATGGGTGTCTTCCCCCAGGTCTTCGTCATGCGCAACGGCCACCCCGAGGCCGAGTTCCAGCTCCTGACGACGTACTCCTACGACCGCGCCTTCGTCGTCAACGACTACGGCCAGGGCTCGGCCATCGCGCTGATCACCGTGCTGCTGCTGCTCGGGGTGGTCGCCGTCTACATGCGCCAGATGCTGAAGATCGGAGAGGTGGAATGA
- a CDS encoding extracellular solute-binding protein: MKRKLIAAIGIAGMMVSIAACGDDSGSGDSKGTDAKELTVWLTVDAQNNWPELVKAADAAVQKAHPGVKINHEYYGWPDKNAKLDAVLATDKAPDVVEMGNTEMLGYMVKGAFAPLDAGKFDNSSAWLDGLKASVTYDGKTYGVPYYAGGRVANWRKDVFAAAGVTSAPKTYAELTAALDKVQKKEGDKFSAWYQPSRDWYAAMSFVYDAGGSIAKEDGGQWKADLSSPESIKGLNEFKKVLDTYMHGDKTKDESDRYIVYGQGKSGMIFAPAWEGATAAAKENDKTGKLAGNVENFVMPGPSGKNLPVFLGGSDLAVPVKSDAQGLAAEWINAFTGPAGQKGLIGKGNLPNNKTDLATLKNDPATAVPATAAESNWFVPMAPGWGQVEKAQVLQTMLQSIGTGKKTVEAAAKDADTAIDKVINTK; this comes from the coding sequence GTGAAGCGCAAGCTGATAGCCGCGATCGGTATCGCGGGCATGATGGTCTCCATCGCGGCGTGCGGGGACGACAGCGGGAGCGGGGACTCGAAGGGCACCGACGCCAAGGAGCTGACCGTCTGGCTCACCGTCGACGCGCAGAACAACTGGCCCGAACTGGTGAAGGCCGCCGACGCGGCGGTGCAGAAGGCGCACCCCGGCGTCAAGATCAACCACGAGTACTACGGCTGGCCGGACAAGAACGCCAAGCTGGACGCCGTCCTCGCCACCGACAAGGCCCCCGACGTCGTCGAGATGGGCAACACCGAGATGCTCGGCTACATGGTCAAGGGCGCCTTCGCCCCCCTCGACGCGGGCAAGTTCGACAACTCCTCCGCCTGGCTCGACGGCCTCAAGGCCTCGGTGACCTACGACGGCAAGACCTACGGCGTGCCGTACTACGCCGGCGGCCGCGTCGCCAACTGGCGCAAGGACGTCTTCGCCGCCGCCGGGGTGACGTCCGCCCCGAAGACCTACGCGGAGCTCACCGCGGCGCTCGACAAGGTGCAGAAGAAGGAGGGCGACAAGTTCTCCGCGTGGTACCAGCCCAGCCGTGACTGGTACGCGGCCATGTCGTTCGTCTACGACGCCGGCGGCTCCATCGCCAAGGAGGACGGCGGCCAGTGGAAGGCCGACCTGTCCTCGCCGGAGTCGATCAAGGGCCTCAACGAGTTCAAGAAGGTCCTCGACACGTACATGCACGGCGACAAGACCAAGGACGAGTCCGACCGCTACATCGTCTACGGCCAGGGCAAGTCCGGCATGATCTTCGCCCCCGCCTGGGAGGGCGCGACCGCCGCCGCCAAGGAGAACGACAAGACCGGCAAGCTCGCCGGCAACGTCGAGAACTTCGTGATGCCCGGCCCGTCCGGCAAGAACCTCCCCGTCTTCCTCGGCGGTTCCGACCTCGCCGTCCCGGTCAAGTCCGACGCACAGGGCCTCGCCGCCGAGTGGATCAACGCCTTCACCGGTCCCGCCGGACAGAAGGGCCTGATCGGCAAGGGCAACCTGCCCAACAACAAGACCGACCTCGCGACTCTCAAGAACGACCCGGCGACGGCGGTCCCGGCCACCGCGGCCGAGTCCAACTGGTTCGTCCCCATGGCCCCCGGCTGGGGCCAGGTCGAGAAGGCCCAGGTGCTCCAGACCATGCTCCAGAGCATCGGCACCGGCAAGAAGACGGTCGAGGCCGCCGCGAAGGACGCGGACACCGCGATCGACAAGGTCATCAACACCAAGTGA
- a CDS encoding GntR family transcriptional regulator, with the protein MSTDVSSAANEGGATVRTARVPKYYRLKKHLLDMTQTQSPGTPVPPERTLAAEFDTSRTTVRQALQELVVEGRLERIQGKGTFVAKPKVSQALQLTSYTEDMRAQGLEPTSQLLDIGYITADDRLAGLLDITAGGRVLRIERLRMANGEPMAIETTHLSAKRFPALRRSLAKYTSLYTALAEVYDVHLAEAEETIETSLATPREAGLLGTDVGLPMLMLSRHSLDRTGLPVEWVRSVYRGDRYKFVARLKRPAQ; encoded by the coding sequence ATGAGCACCGACGTCAGCAGTGCGGCGAACGAGGGTGGGGCGACCGTCCGTACCGCGCGTGTGCCCAAGTACTACCGGTTGAAGAAGCACCTGCTCGACATGACGCAGACCCAGTCGCCGGGCACCCCGGTCCCGCCGGAGCGCACGCTGGCGGCCGAGTTCGACACCTCGCGCACGACCGTCCGGCAGGCGCTGCAGGAGCTCGTCGTGGAGGGCCGGCTCGAGCGCATCCAGGGCAAGGGCACCTTCGTCGCCAAGCCGAAGGTCTCCCAGGCGCTCCAGCTCACCTCGTACACCGAGGACATGCGCGCCCAGGGCCTCGAGCCGACCTCGCAGCTGCTGGACATCGGCTACATCACCGCGGACGACCGCCTCGCCGGACTGCTCGACATCACGGCCGGCGGCCGGGTGCTGCGCATCGAGCGGCTGCGGATGGCCAACGGCGAGCCGATGGCCATCGAGACGACCCATCTGTCGGCCAAGCGCTTCCCGGCCCTGCGCCGGTCGCTGGCCAAGTACACCTCGCTGTACACCGCCCTCGCCGAGGTCTACGACGTCCATCTCGCCGAGGCCGAGGAGACCATCGAGACCTCGCTGGCCACGCCGCGCGAGGCCGGCCTGCTCGGCACCGACGTGGGGCTGCCGATGCTGATGCTGTCCCGCCACTCGCTGGACCGCACGGGGCTGCCGGTGGAGTGGGTGCGGTCGGTGTACCGGGGGGACCGGTACAAGTTCGTGGCGCGGCTGAAACGGCCCGCCCAGTAG
- a CDS encoding DUF3311 domain-containing protein: MSESPEVTRGPVVTPLRVAIGLCLFAPFVAMLWVGSYAKVDPAFIGIPFFYWYQMLWVLISTVLTVVAYRLWRLDQRGRRGSSSAKGGASR; this comes from the coding sequence ATGTCAGAGAGCCCGGAAGTGACCAGGGGGCCGGTGGTGACGCCGTTGCGCGTCGCCATCGGCCTCTGTCTGTTCGCGCCCTTCGTGGCGATGCTGTGGGTGGGTTCGTACGCGAAGGTGGATCCGGCGTTCATCGGGATCCCGTTCTTCTACTGGTACCAGATGCTGTGGGTGCTGATCTCCACCGTGCTCACGGTCGTCGCGTACCGGCTGTGGCGGCTCGACCAGCGCGGTCGTAGGGGCTCCTCGTCCGCGAAGGGCGGTGCGTCGCGGTGA
- the mctP gene encoding monocarboxylate uptake permease MctP encodes MKDGVNGVALAVFIFFFLAVTVMGFLAARWRKAENEHSLDEWGLGGRSFGTWVTWFLLGGDLYTAYTFVAVPAAIYAAGAAGFFAVPYTILVYPLIFTFLPRLWSVSHKHGYVTTSDFVRGRFGSKGLSLAVAVTGILATMPYIALQLVGIQAVLDVMGVGGGENTNWFVKDLPLLIAFGVLAAYTYSSGLRAPALIAFVKDTLIYIVIAVAIIYIPIKLGGFDDIFAKAGEAFSQTNPATGKPRGALTPAEPGQWTYATLALGSALALFMYPHSITATLSSRSREVIRRNTTILPLYSLMLGLLALLGFMAIAAGVKVTNGQLAIPQLFEDMFPSWFAGVAFAAIGIGALVPAAIMSIAAANLFTRNIYKDFIKPDATPREETRVSKLVSLLVKVGALVFVLTMDKTVAINFQLLGGIWILQTFPALVGGLFTRWFHRWALLAGWAVGMVYGTFAAYGVASPTQKHFGGSAKEIPGIGEIGYIGLTAFVLNVVVTVVLTFVLKAANAPDGVDETNPSDYTADAGDPGVQVELPPATAGTLH; translated from the coding sequence GTGAAGGACGGCGTGAACGGCGTGGCGCTCGCCGTCTTCATCTTCTTCTTCCTGGCCGTCACGGTCATGGGCTTCCTGGCCGCGCGCTGGCGCAAGGCCGAGAACGAGCACAGCCTCGACGAATGGGGCCTGGGCGGCCGGTCGTTCGGCACCTGGGTCACCTGGTTCCTGCTCGGCGGCGACCTGTACACCGCGTACACCTTCGTCGCGGTGCCCGCGGCCATCTACGCGGCGGGCGCGGCCGGATTCTTCGCGGTGCCGTACACGATCCTGGTCTACCCGCTGATCTTCACCTTCCTGCCCCGCCTGTGGTCGGTGTCCCACAAGCACGGCTACGTGACGACCTCGGACTTCGTGCGGGGCCGGTTCGGCTCGAAGGGCCTGTCGCTGGCGGTCGCCGTCACCGGCATCCTCGCGACGATGCCGTACATCGCCCTCCAACTGGTCGGCATCCAGGCCGTGCTGGACGTGATGGGCGTCGGCGGCGGCGAGAACACCAACTGGTTCGTGAAGGACCTGCCGCTGCTGATCGCGTTCGGCGTGCTGGCCGCCTACACCTACTCCTCCGGTCTGCGGGCCCCCGCGCTGATCGCGTTCGTGAAGGACACGCTGATCTACATCGTGATCGCGGTGGCGATCATCTACATCCCGATCAAACTCGGCGGCTTCGACGACATCTTCGCCAAGGCGGGCGAGGCGTTCAGCCAGACCAACCCGGCGACGGGCAAGCCGCGCGGTGCGCTGACCCCGGCCGAACCGGGCCAGTGGACGTACGCGACGCTCGCGCTGGGCTCGGCGCTGGCGCTGTTCATGTACCCGCACTCCATCACGGCGACGCTGTCCTCGCGCAGCCGTGAGGTGATCCGCCGCAACACCACGATCCTGCCGCTGTACTCCCTGATGCTGGGCCTGCTCGCGCTGCTGGGCTTCATGGCGATCGCGGCCGGGGTCAAGGTCACCAACGGACAGCTGGCGATCCCGCAGCTGTTCGAGGACATGTTCCCGTCCTGGTTCGCGGGCGTGGCGTTCGCGGCGATCGGCATCGGCGCGCTCGTGCCCGCCGCCATCATGTCGATCGCGGCCGCGAACCTCTTCACCCGCAACATCTACAAGGACTTCATCAAGCCGGACGCGACGCCCAGGGAGGAGACCCGCGTCTCCAAGCTGGTCTCGCTGCTGGTGAAGGTCGGGGCGCTGGTCTTCGTCCTCACCATGGACAAGACGGTGGCCATCAACTTCCAGTTGCTGGGCGGCATCTGGATCCTGCAGACGTTCCCCGCGCTGGTCGGCGGCCTCTTCACCCGCTGGTTCCACCGCTGGGCGTTGCTCGCCGGCTGGGCCGTCGGCATGGTCTACGGCACCTTCGCCGCGTACGGGGTCGCCTCCCCGACGCAGAAGCACTTCGGCGGCTCGGCGAAGGAGATCCCGGGCATCGGCGAGATCGGCTACATCGGCCTGACGGCGTTCGTCCTCAACGTGGTCGTCACGGTGGTCCTGACCTTCGTCCTGAAGGCCGCCAACGCCCCCGACGGCGTCGACGAGACGAACCCGTCGGACTACACGGCTGACGCGGGCGATCCGGGCGTCCAGGTGGAGCTGCCCCCGGCGACCGCGGGCACGTTGCACTAG
- a CDS encoding GNAT family N-acetyltransferase: MDIAIRRITPGEHETLGDITAQAYLRDGLLDFGEEDPYLPVLKDVAARAAAAEVLVAVDGDRLLGGVTFVSGPGPVADIARPGEAEIRALAVTHTARGRGVGEALVRACLERARATRDCTAVVLSSQRGMHTAHRIYERLGFVRTPERDWSPVPHLDDVTLLTYQLTL; encoded by the coding sequence ATGGACATCGCGATACGGCGGATCACGCCCGGCGAGCACGAGACCCTGGGCGACATCACCGCCCAGGCCTATCTCCGGGACGGTCTCCTCGACTTCGGCGAGGAGGACCCGTATCTGCCGGTGCTGAAGGACGTCGCCGCGCGGGCGGCCGCCGCCGAGGTACTGGTGGCCGTGGACGGCGACCGGCTGCTCGGCGGCGTCACCTTCGTGTCCGGTCCCGGCCCGGTCGCCGACATCGCGCGGCCCGGTGAGGCCGAGATCCGTGCGCTCGCGGTCACGCACACGGCGCGCGGCAGGGGTGTCGGGGAGGCGCTCGTGCGGGCCTGTCTCGAGCGGGCGCGGGCCACGCGGGACTGCACGGCCGTCGTCCTGTCGAGCCAGCGCGGCATGCACACCGCGCACCGCATCTACGAACGTCTCGGCTTCGTCCGCACACCCGAGCGGGACTGGAGCCCCGTACCGCACCTGGACGATGTCACTCTCCTCACCTACCAGTTGACCCTCTGA
- a CDS encoding ribonucleoside-diphosphate reductase subunit alpha, translated as MTIAPAEPASVTELRTDGPGTALLRTLTELTADLPDADPGRVAAAALRGRSARADEAELRELATEAAAGLISEDPAYSKLAARLLTIGIAAEAASQGVTSFTASVAVGHREGLIADRTAEFVRVHAARLDALIDTAADDRFGYFGLRTLHSRYLLRHPITRKVVETPQHFLLRVASGLAEDDGTRALDEVAALYRLMSRLDYLPSSPTLFNSGTRHPQMSSCYLLDSPLDELDSIYDRYHQVARLSKHAGGIGLSYSRIRSRGSLIRGTNGHSNGIVPFLKTLDASVAAVNQGGRRKGAAAVYLETWHSDIEEFLELRDNTGEDARRTHNLNLAHWIPDEFMRRVNADEPWSLFSPADVPDLVDLWGDEFDAAYRRAEAAGLARKTIAARDLYGRMMRTLAQTGNGWMTFKDAANRTANQTAEPGHVVHSSNLCTEILEVTDDGETAVCNLGSVNLGAFVDTANGGIDWERLDETVRTAVTFLDRVVDINFYPTEQAGRSNARWRPVGLGAMGLQDVFFKLRLPFDSPEAKALSTRIAERVMLAAYEASADLAERSGPLPAWEKTRTARGVLHPDHYGVEFAWPERWAALRERIASTGLRNSLLLAIAPTATIASIAGVYECIEPQVSNLFKRETLSGEFLQVNSYLVRELKELGVWDARTREALREANGSVQGFAWIPAEVRALYRTAWEIPQRGLIDMAAARTPYLDQAQSLNLFLETPTIGKLSSMYAYAWKSGLKTTYYLRSRPATRIARAAQAQAQPENTIPVQQAADPDAVACSLENPESCEACQ; from the coding sequence GTGACCATCGCGCCAGCCGAACCGGCCTCAGTCACCGAGCTGAGGACCGACGGTCCCGGGACCGCGTTGCTGCGTACCCTGACCGAGCTGACCGCCGATCTGCCCGACGCCGACCCGGGCCGCGTCGCGGCCGCCGCCCTGCGCGGCCGGTCCGCCCGGGCCGACGAGGCGGAGCTGCGCGAGCTGGCCACGGAGGCGGCCGCCGGCCTGATCTCCGAGGACCCCGCCTACTCGAAGCTGGCCGCCCGGCTGCTGACCATCGGCATCGCCGCGGAGGCCGCCTCCCAGGGCGTCACGTCGTTCACCGCGTCGGTCGCCGTGGGGCACCGCGAGGGCCTGATCGCGGACCGCACCGCGGAGTTCGTGCGCGTCCACGCGGCCCGCCTCGACGCGCTGATCGACACCGCGGCCGACGACCGCTTCGGCTACTTCGGGCTGCGCACCCTGCACAGCCGCTATCTCCTGCGGCACCCGATCACTCGCAAGGTCGTCGAGACGCCCCAGCACTTCCTGCTGCGGGTCGCCTCCGGCCTGGCCGAGGACGACGGCACCCGCGCGCTGGACGAAGTGGCGGCTCTCTACCGGCTCATGAGCCGCCTGGACTACCTCCCGTCCTCCCCCACGCTCTTCAACTCCGGAACCCGGCACCCCCAGATGTCGTCCTGCTACCTGCTGGACTCGCCGCTGGACGAACTGGACTCGATCTACGACCGCTACCACCAGGTGGCCCGGCTCTCCAAGCACGCCGGCGGCATCGGTCTGTCGTACTCCCGGATCCGCAGCCGGGGTTCGCTGATCCGCGGCACCAACGGGCACTCCAACGGCATCGTGCCGTTCCTCAAGACCCTGGACGCCTCGGTCGCCGCCGTGAACCAGGGCGGCCGGCGCAAGGGCGCGGCGGCGGTCTACCTGGAGACCTGGCACTCCGACATCGAGGAGTTCCTGGAACTGCGGGACAACACCGGTGAGGACGCCCGGCGTACGCACAACCTGAACCTGGCGCACTGGATCCCGGACGAGTTCATGCGCCGGGTCAACGCCGACGAGCCGTGGTCGCTGTTCTCCCCGGCCGACGTGCCCGACCTGGTCGACCTGTGGGGCGACGAGTTCGACGCGGCCTACCGCAGGGCCGAGGCCGCCGGTCTGGCGAGGAAGACCATCGCGGCCCGTGACCTGTACGGCCGTATGATGCGCACCCTCGCGCAGACCGGCAACGGCTGGATGACCTTCAAGGACGCCGCCAACCGCACCGCCAACCAGACGGCCGAGCCGGGCCATGTCGTGCACTCCTCCAACCTCTGCACGGAGATCCTGGAGGTCACGGACGACGGCGAGACGGCGGTGTGCAACCTGGGCTCGGTGAACCTGGGGGCGTTCGTCGACACGGCGAACGGCGGCATCGACTGGGAGCGGCTGGACGAGACCGTCCGCACCGCGGTCACGTTTCTGGACCGCGTCGTCGACATCAACTTCTACCCGACCGAGCAGGCGGGCCGTTCCAACGCTCGCTGGCGTCCGGTCGGGCTGGGCGCGATGGGCCTCCAGGACGTCTTCTTCAAGCTGCGGCTGCCCTTCGACTCGCCCGAGGCCAAGGCCCTCTCCACCCGCATCGCCGAGCGGGTGATGCTCGCCGCCTACGAGGCCTCCGCCGACCTGGCCGAGCGGAGCGGCCCGCTGCCGGCCTGGGAGAAGACCCGTACGGCCCGGGGCGTGCTGCACCCGGACCACTACGGCGTCGAGTTCGCGTGGCCCGAGCGCTGGGCGGCGCTGCGCGAGCGGATCGCCTCCACGGGGCTGCGCAACTCCCTGCTGCTCGCCATCGCGCCCACCGCCACCATCGCCTCCATCGCGGGCGTCTACGAGTGCATCGAGCCGCAGGTGTCGAACCTGTTCAAGCGCGAGACGCTGTCCGGCGAGTTCCTCCAGGTCAACTCGTACCTGGTGCGCGAGCTCAAGGAGCTCGGCGTCTGGGACGCACGCACCCGTGAGGCGCTGCGCGAGGCGAACGGCTCGGTTCAGGGCTTCGCGTGGATCCCGGCCGAGGTGCGGGCCCTGTACCGCACGGCGTGGGAGATCCCCCAGCGCGGCCTGATCGACATGGCCGCAGCCCGTACCCCGTACCTGGACCAGGCGCAGTCGCTGAACCTGTTCCTGGAGACGCCGACGATCGGCAAGCTCTCCTCGATGTACGCGTACGCGTGGAAGTCGGGGCTGAAGACGACGTACTACCTGCGTTCGCGCCCGGCCACCCGGATCGCCCGGGCCGCTCAGGCCCAGGCGCAGCCGGAGAACACCATCCCCGTGCAGCAGGCCGCCGACCCCGACGCCGTCGCCTGCTCCCTGGAGAACCCCGAGTCCTGCGAGGCCTGCCAGTAA
- a CDS encoding ribonucleotide-diphosphate reductase subunit beta, producing the protein MTTAPEKTEKNLLDPGFELTLRPMRYPDFYERYRDAIKNTWTVEEVDLHSDVTDLAKLSEGEQHMIGRLVAFFATGDSIVANNLVLTLYKHINSPEARLYLSRQLFEEAVHVQFYLTLLDTYLPDPDDRAAAFAAVENIPSIREKAEFCFKWINEVEKLERLESQADRRRFLLNLICFAACIEGLFFYGAFAYVYWFRSRGLLHGLATGTNWVFRDETMHMSFAFEVVDTVRKEEPELFDDRLREQVVAMLREAVEAELQFGRDLCGDGLPGMNTESMRQYLECVADQRLSRLGFAPVYGSENPFSFMELQGVQELTNFFERRPSAYQVAVEGTVDLDEDF; encoded by the coding sequence ATGACCACCGCACCCGAGAAGACCGAGAAGAACCTGCTCGACCCGGGCTTCGAGCTGACCCTGCGCCCGATGCGCTACCCCGACTTCTACGAGCGCTACCGGGACGCCATCAAGAACACCTGGACCGTCGAGGAGGTCGACCTCCACTCGGACGTCACCGACCTGGCGAAGCTGTCCGAGGGCGAGCAGCACATGATCGGCCGGCTGGTCGCGTTCTTCGCGACGGGCGACTCGATCGTGGCGAACAACCTCGTGCTGACGCTGTACAAGCACATCAACTCGCCCGAGGCTCGCCTGTACCTGTCACGGCAGCTCTTCGAGGAGGCCGTGCACGTCCAGTTCTATCTGACGCTGCTGGACACGTATCTGCCCGACCCGGACGACCGGGCGGCGGCCTTCGCGGCGGTGGAGAACATCCCGTCCATCAGGGAGAAGGCCGAGTTCTGCTTCAAGTGGATCAACGAGGTGGAGAAGCTGGAGCGGCTGGAGTCGCAGGCCGACCGGCGCCGCTTCCTGCTCAACCTGATCTGCTTCGCCGCGTGCATCGAGGGCCTGTTCTTCTACGGCGCGTTCGCGTACGTCTACTGGTTCCGCAGCCGGGGTCTGCTGCACGGTCTGGCCACCGGGACCAACTGGGTGTTCCGCGACGAGACCATGCACATGAGCTTCGCCTTCGAGGTCGTCGACACGGTCCGCAAGGAGGAACCGGAGCTCTTCGACGACCGGCTCCGGGAGCAGGTCGTCGCCATGCTCCGGGAGGCCGTCGAGGCCGAGCTCCAGTTCGGGCGCGACCTGTGCGGCGACGGCCTGCCGGGCATGAACACCGAGTCGATGCGGCAGTACCTCGAGTGCGTCGCCGACCAGCGTCTGTCGCGGCTCGGCTTCGCCCCGGTGTACGGCTCGGAGAACCCCTTCTCCTTCATGGAGCTGCAGGGCGTTCAGGAGCTGACCAACTTCTTCGAGCGCCGTCCGTCGGCGTACCAGGTCGCGGTGGAGGGCACCGTGGACCTGGACGAGGACTTCTGA
- a CDS encoding GlxA family transcriptional regulator, with product MLNNVAAILLDGVHPFELGVVCEVFGIDRSDEGLPVYDFAVASAEGPTLTTHAGFAMSVRHGLERLESADLIAVPAGHTYGERDFPPKLLDALCRAVDRGTRVLSVCSGAFVLGAAGLLDGRRCAVHWRHAEQLARRYPRTTVEPDVLYVDEDPVITSAGTAAGIDACLHIVRKEQGPEVANRIARRMVVPPHRDGGQAQYIERPLPRSRCDTVGGVLAWMEQHLEQEITVERLAERAHMSPRTFARRFQQETGTTPYRWLLRQRVLLAQQLLEATDETVDAIAWRAGFGTAGALRHQFVQALGTTPNAYRRTFRGPQAVA from the coding sequence ATGCTGAACAACGTGGCCGCGATCCTCCTGGACGGTGTGCACCCCTTCGAACTCGGCGTCGTCTGCGAGGTCTTCGGGATCGACCGCAGCGACGAGGGGCTGCCGGTCTACGACTTCGCCGTCGCCTCGGCGGAGGGGCCGACGCTGACCACCCACGCCGGGTTCGCCATGAGCGTCCGGCACGGTCTGGAGCGGCTGGAGAGCGCCGACCTGATCGCCGTGCCGGCCGGCCACACCTACGGCGAGCGGGACTTCCCGCCGAAGCTGCTCGACGCGCTGTGCCGGGCCGTGGACCGCGGCACGCGGGTGCTCAGCGTGTGCTCTGGAGCGTTCGTGCTGGGCGCGGCGGGACTGCTGGACGGGCGGCGCTGCGCGGTGCACTGGCGGCACGCCGAGCAGCTGGCCCGGCGGTATCCGCGCACCACCGTGGAACCGGACGTGCTCTACGTCGACGAGGACCCGGTGATCACCTCGGCCGGGACGGCCGCGGGCATCGACGCCTGTCTGCACATCGTCCGCAAGGAGCAGGGTCCGGAGGTCGCCAACCGGATCGCCCGGCGGATGGTGGTGCCGCCGCACCGGGACGGCGGCCAGGCCCAGTACATCGAGCGGCCGCTGCCCCGGTCGCGGTGCGACACCGTCGGCGGGGTGCTCGCGTGGATGGAGCAGCACCTCGAGCAGGAGATCACGGTCGAACGGCTCGCGGAGCGCGCCCACATGTCCCCGCGCACCTTCGCCCGCCGTTTCCAGCAGGAGACGGGCACCACTCCCTACCGGTGGTTGCTGCGTCAACGGGTGCTGCTGGCACAGCAGTTGCTGGAGGCCACGGACGAGACGGTGGACGCGATCGCCTGGCGTGCCGGTTTCGGCACGGCGGGCGCCCTGCGCCACCAGTTCGTGCAGGCGCTGGGGACGACCCCCAACGCCTACCGGCGCACGTTCCGCGGCCCGCAGGCCGTCGCCTGA